A genome region from Pseudomonas sp. S06B 330 includes the following:
- a CDS encoding BON domain-containing protein: MKKFAIAAATATALTLTMANGAFAQQPSQAPLTVAAGEVEQVTEATSDTWITTKVKADLMTEKGIPGTDIEVETNKGVVSLSSKVSVSDSQKDVAVAIAKKIKGVKAVSADGLKAN, translated from the coding sequence ATGAAGAAGTTCGCTATTGCTGCTGCTACTGCCACCGCCCTGACGCTGACTATGGCTAACGGGGCATTCGCCCAACAGCCTTCCCAGGCTCCGCTGACCGTTGCTGCCGGTGAAGTGGAACAGGTAACAGAAGCGACGTCCGACACTTGGATCACCACTAAGGTCAAAGCTGACCTGATGACCGAGAAAGGCATTCCAGGCACTGACATTGAGGTCGAGACCAACAAAGGTGTGGTTTCTCTGTCTTCGAAGGTTTCCGTGAGTGATTCGCAGAAAGATGTAGCCGTGGCCATCGCCAAGAAGATCAAAGGCGTGAAAGCTGTGTCTGCTGATGGTCTGAAGGCTAACTAA